A genomic stretch from Lysobacter ciconiae includes:
- a CDS encoding acetylglutamate kinase yields MTIPPSANDIQTRQTIVRLLSSMASAKEISQYLKRFSQLDAARFAVVKVGGAVLRDDLDALTSSLAFLQDVGLTPIVLHGAGPQLDDEFAAAGIEKQTVNGLRVTTPEALAIVRRVFHAQNLRLVEALQRGGARATSIVSGVFEADFLDRATLGLVGEVTRVHLAPIQASLQAGSIPVIASLGETTGGQILNVNADFAASELVQVLQPYKIVFLTGTGGLLDDQGRIIDSINLSTEYTDLMNQPWINGGMRVKIQQVKDLLDKLPPSSSVSITQPSELAKELFTHKGSGTLVRRGERVLQADRWEALDLPRLRTLIESAFGRRLAPDYFERTRLLRAYVSENYRAAVVLTDEDGFTYLDKFAVLDDAQGEGLGRAVWQVMCDQTPRLFWRSRHGNPVNAFYYAQSDGHCKQDQWKVFWYGLNNFDEIAHCVAHCAIRSATLVDPADDAAGPSAAAAGVVP; encoded by the coding sequence ATGACCATTCCGCCTTCCGCGAACGATATCCAGACCCGCCAGACCATCGTGCGCCTGCTGTCCAGCATGGCCAGCGCCAAGGAGATCAGCCAGTACCTGAAGCGCTTCTCCCAGCTCGACGCGGCGCGCTTTGCCGTGGTCAAGGTCGGCGGGGCCGTGCTGCGCGATGACCTCGACGCGCTCACCTCGTCGCTGGCCTTCCTGCAGGACGTGGGCCTGACCCCGATCGTCCTGCACGGCGCCGGGCCGCAGCTGGATGACGAGTTCGCCGCCGCGGGCATCGAAAAGCAGACGGTGAATGGCCTGCGGGTCACCACGCCGGAGGCACTGGCAATCGTGCGGCGCGTTTTCCACGCCCAGAACCTGCGCCTGGTGGAAGCCCTGCAGCGCGGCGGGGCGCGTGCCACGTCCATTGTTTCCGGCGTGTTCGAGGCGGACTTCCTGGACCGCGCCACGCTGGGCCTGGTCGGCGAGGTGACCCGGGTGCACCTGGCACCGATCCAGGCGAGCCTGCAGGCCGGGTCGATCCCGGTCATCGCCAGCCTGGGTGAAACCACCGGCGGCCAGATCCTCAACGTCAACGCGGATTTTGCCGCCAGCGAGCTGGTCCAGGTGCTGCAGCCCTACAAGATCGTGTTCCTGACCGGGACCGGCGGGCTGCTCGACGACCAGGGCAGGATCATCGACTCGATCAACCTGTCCACCGAATACACCGACCTGATGAACCAGCCGTGGATCAACGGCGGCATGCGGGTGAAGATCCAGCAGGTCAAGGATCTGCTCGACAAGCTGCCGCCGTCTTCGTCGGTGTCGATCACCCAGCCCTCCGAGCTGGCCAAGGAACTGTTCACCCACAAGGGCTCGGGCACCCTGGTCCGGCGCGGTGAGCGGGTGCTGCAGGCCGACCGTTGGGAAGCCCTGGACCTGCCGCGCCTGCGCACGCTGATCGAATCCGCGTTCGGCCGCCGGCTGGCGCCGGACTACTTCGAGCGCACCAGACTGCTGCGTGCCTACGTCAGCGAGAACTACCGCGCCGCGGTGGTGCTGACCGACGAGGACGGCTTCACCTACCTGGACAAGTTCGCGGTGCTTGACGATGCCCAGGGCGAAGGCCTCGGTCGCGCGGTGTGGCAGGTGATGTGCGACCAGACGCCGCGCCTGTTCTGGCGCTCGCGGCACGGCAATCCGGTCAACGCGTTCTACTACGCGCAGTCCGACGGCCATTGCAAACAGGATCAATGGAAGGTGTTCTGGTACGGCCTGAACAATTTCGACGAGATCGCCCACTGTGTCGCCCACTGCGCCATCCGCAGCGCGACGCTGGTCGATCCGGCCGATGACGCCGCGGGTCCGTCGGCGGCTGCCGCGGGAGTGGTGCCATGA
- a CDS encoding glutathionylspermidine synthase family protein has translation MKRIAIAERSNWRARADEAGFRFHTIDGEPYWDESAYYAFTLRQIEDDIEDPSLELHSMALDLVGEVVASEELMARLAIPEPFRDWIAESWRRRDPHLYGRLDFAYDGHGPAKLYELNYDTPTSLFEASFFQWQWLEDQRNRGALPGHADQFNSIHEALVERFGQLAAQLPPPLYFSAVRDSEEDQGTVTYLRDCAAQAGLHGASIAIEDLGLSTDGRFTDTDDVVIGSLFKLYPLEDLMDEEFGLALPGSGLRLLEPAWKAVLSNKGILPLMWERHPGHPNLLESRFDDGSALAKGWVRKPLHSREGANVAMHMADGRWQESDGPYSGPNIRQALHPLPEFWGNYPMVGSWVVGDHPCGIGVREDASAITRDSARFIPHAIIDEVQPSVKIYV, from the coding sequence GTGAAACGCATTGCCATTGCCGAGCGCTCCAACTGGCGCGCGCGGGCGGACGAGGCGGGCTTCCGTTTCCATACCATCGACGGCGAGCCCTACTGGGATGAAAGCGCCTATTACGCCTTCACCTTGCGCCAGATCGAAGACGACATCGAAGACCCCAGTCTTGAACTGCACTCCATGGCGCTGGACCTGGTCGGCGAGGTCGTTGCCAGCGAGGAGCTGATGGCCCGCCTCGCGATCCCGGAGCCGTTCCGGGACTGGATCGCCGAGAGCTGGCGACGACGCGACCCGCACCTCTACGGCCGCCTGGATTTCGCCTATGACGGCCATGGCCCGGCCAAGCTCTACGAACTGAATTACGACACCCCGACGTCGCTGTTCGAGGCATCGTTCTTCCAGTGGCAGTGGCTGGAGGACCAGCGCAACCGCGGTGCGCTGCCCGGTCATGCGGACCAGTTCAACTCGATCCATGAGGCGCTGGTGGAGCGCTTTGGCCAGCTGGCCGCGCAACTGCCGCCGCCGCTTTACTTCAGCGCGGTGCGCGACTCCGAGGAAGACCAGGGCACCGTGACCTACCTGCGCGATTGTGCGGCGCAGGCCGGGCTGCATGGTGCGTCCATCGCCATCGAGGACCTTGGGCTTTCCACGGACGGGCGCTTCACCGACACCGACGACGTGGTGATCGGCAGCCTGTTCAAGCTGTATCCGCTGGAAGACCTGATGGACGAGGAGTTCGGCCTCGCCCTGCCCGGCTCCGGCCTGCGGTTGCTGGAGCCGGCGTGGAAGGCGGTGCTGAGCAACAAGGGCATCCTGCCGCTGATGTGGGAGCGCCATCCGGGACACCCCAACCTGCTGGAGTCGCGCTTCGATGACGGCTCCGCGCTGGCAAAGGGCTGGGTGCGCAAACCCCTGCACTCGCGCGAAGGCGCCAACGTCGCCATGCACATGGCCGATGGGCGCTGGCAGGAGAGCGATGGGCCCTACAGCGGCCCCAACATCCGCCAGGCGCTGCATCCGTTGCCGGAGTTCTGGGGCAACTACCCGATGGTCGGCAGCTGGGTGGTCGGTGACCACCCCTGCGGAATCGGCGTGCGCGAGGATGCCAGCGCGATCACCCGCGACAGCGCGCGGTTCATCCCGCACGCGATCATCGACGAAGTCCAGCCGAGCGTGAAAATCTACGTCTGA
- the argH gene encoding argininosuccinate lyase, translating to MTQLLWQKPGVQVDERIQHFCAGADVILDREFLLFDIQASRAHAQGLQMIGILDATELDAIERELATLADDFASGRFVLDETYEDGHSAIEARLIDRLGDAGRKIHTGRSRNDQVLVATRLWLKDRLARLRELCLETTGIALTRADVESGLPLPGYTHLQRAVVSSAGMWWSAWAEAFIDNAARADDTLAWVDANPLGSAAGYGVNLPLAREHTTQALGFGRMQVSATYAQLSRGKFEMAAIEALSSGMLDLRRLAWDLSLFTSAEFGFVTLPAQYTTGSSIMPNKRNPDVIELMRASYASVAAARSEIEQLLSLPSGYHRDLQFSKGAIFHAFGRGLGALELLPDLLRNLEWKPEAMRAALEPSMYATDLAVDLARAGTPFRDAYRQAADPARWEAGDADASLAARVSPGAAGDLRLDLLRERLHALGGQAEGAPQT from the coding sequence ATGACCCAGCTTCTCTGGCAGAAACCCGGCGTCCAGGTGGATGAGCGCATCCAGCATTTCTGCGCCGGCGCCGACGTGATCCTCGACCGCGAGTTCCTGCTGTTCGACATCCAGGCCAGCCGCGCCCATGCGCAGGGCTTGCAGATGATCGGCATCCTGGATGCGACCGAACTGGACGCGATCGAGCGCGAACTGGCTACCTTGGCCGACGACTTCGCCAGCGGCCGCTTTGTCCTCGACGAGACCTACGAGGATGGCCATTCGGCGATCGAGGCGCGCCTCATCGATCGGCTCGGCGATGCCGGTCGCAAGATCCACACCGGTCGCAGCCGCAACGACCAGGTACTGGTGGCGACGCGCCTGTGGTTGAAGGACCGCCTGGCGCGCCTGCGCGAGCTCTGCCTGGAAACCACCGGCATCGCGCTGACGCGGGCGGACGTCGAGTCCGGCTTGCCGCTTCCGGGCTATACGCATCTCCAGCGCGCGGTCGTGTCATCGGCGGGCATGTGGTGGTCGGCGTGGGCGGAGGCGTTCATCGATAACGCCGCTCGCGCCGACGACACCCTGGCCTGGGTGGATGCCAACCCGCTGGGCAGCGCGGCGGGCTACGGCGTCAACCTGCCGCTGGCGCGCGAGCACACCACGCAGGCGCTGGGTTTTGGGCGCATGCAGGTGTCGGCAACCTACGCCCAGCTGTCGCGCGGCAAGTTCGAGATGGCGGCCATTGAAGCGCTGTCCAGCGGCATGCTCGACCTGCGCCGCCTGGCCTGGGACCTGAGCCTGTTTACCAGCGCGGAGTTTGGTTTTGTGACCCTGCCGGCGCAGTACACCACCGGCAGCTCGATCATGCCCAACAAGCGCAACCCGGATGTCATCGAACTGATGCGCGCCAGCTACGCGAGCGTCGCTGCCGCGCGCAGCGAGATCGAGCAGTTGCTGTCACTGCCGTCGGGCTACCACCGCGATCTGCAGTTCAGCAAGGGCGCGATTTTCCATGCCTTCGGTCGCGGGCTGGGCGCACTGGAGCTGCTGCCCGACCTGCTGCGCAACCTGGAATGGAAACCCGAAGCGATGCGTGCGGCGCTGGAGCCATCGATGTACGCGACCGACCTGGCCGTGGACCTGGCACGGGCGGGTACGCCGTTCCGCGATGCCTACCGCCAGGCCGCCGATCCGGCCCGTTGGGAAGCCGGCGACGCGGATGCCAGCCTGGCGGCGCGCGTATCACCGGGGGCTGCCGGTGACCTTCGTCTGGACCTCCTTCGCGAGCGCCTGCACGCACTGGGCGGGCAGGCGGAAGGCGCGCCTCAGACGTAG
- a CDS encoding glutamate-5-semialdehyde dehydrogenase — MSGYVRDLARRARAASHVIAKLDAPRRGAMLEAMANAVEQGSSDILSANAHDMARAEKAGTTGAMLDRLRLDEGRVADIVAAIREIGELPDPVGEVTRSQAMPNGLKVEKVRIPLGLIAMIYEARPNVTADAAALCLRAGNAVLLRGGSEARDSNIAIAACLHRALREQGLPPEAVTLVEDTAREHVLELLQLTDLIDLAIPRGGEKLIHFVAENARVPVIKHYKGVCHLYVDKAADLDLALQLAIDGKLSRPGVCNALETMLVHGDVAAEWLPGALKDLQSRGAEIRGCKRTRELFPDASLATDEDYDREFLAPVLAVKVVDSIDDALAHIQRFTSDHTEVIVSRDTDAVDRFIREIRSSAVVVNASSRFNDGGQLGLGAEIGISTTRLHAYGPMGLESLTIERYVVRGEGQVRHPDVVAAQG, encoded by the coding sequence ATGAGTGGATACGTCCGCGATCTTGCCCGGCGCGCCCGCGCCGCCTCCCATGTCATCGCCAAGCTGGACGCGCCCCGACGCGGCGCCATGCTCGAGGCGATGGCCAACGCGGTGGAGCAGGGCAGCAGCGATATCCTCAGCGCCAACGCACACGACATGGCGCGCGCCGAAAAGGCCGGCACGACCGGCGCAATGCTCGACCGCCTGCGCCTGGATGAGGGTCGGGTGGCCGACATCGTTGCCGCCATCCGCGAGATCGGCGAGCTTCCCGATCCGGTCGGCGAGGTGACCCGCAGCCAGGCCATGCCCAACGGGCTGAAGGTCGAGAAGGTGCGCATTCCGCTGGGCCTGATCGCGATGATCTACGAGGCGCGCCCGAACGTGACCGCCGACGCCGCCGCGCTGTGCCTGCGTGCCGGCAACGCGGTTCTCCTGCGCGGCGGCTCGGAGGCGCGCGACAGCAACATCGCCATCGCTGCCTGCCTGCACCGGGCGCTGCGCGAGCAGGGCCTGCCGCCGGAGGCCGTGACCCTGGTGGAGGACACCGCGCGCGAGCACGTGCTGGAGCTGCTCCAGCTGACCGACCTGATCGATCTGGCCATTCCGCGCGGTGGCGAGAAGCTGATCCATTTCGTTGCCGAGAACGCGCGCGTGCCGGTCATCAAACACTACAAGGGCGTCTGCCACCTGTATGTGGACAAGGCCGCGGACCTCGACCTGGCCCTGCAGCTCGCCATCGACGGCAAGCTATCGCGTCCGGGCGTGTGCAACGCGCTGGAGACGATGCTGGTGCACGGCGACGTCGCTGCTGAGTGGCTCCCGGGCGCGCTGAAGGACCTGCAATCACGCGGCGCGGAAATCCGCGGCTGCAAGCGCACCCGTGAGTTGTTCCCGGATGCATCGTTGGCGACGGATGAGGATTACGACCGCGAATTCCTCGCCCCCGTGCTGGCGGTGAAAGTGGTCGATTCGATCGACGACGCACTGGCGCACATCCAGCGTTTCACCTCCGACCACACCGAGGTGATCGTCAGCCGCGACACCGATGCGGTGGACCGGTTCATCCGCGAGATCCGCAGCTCGGCCGTGGTCGTCAACGCGTCCTCGCGCTTCAACGACGGTGGCCAGCTTGGCCTGGGCGCGGAGATCGGCATCTCCACCACCCGCCTGCACGCCTACGGCCCGATGGGGCTGGAGTCGCTGACCATCGAGCGCTACGTGGTGCGCGGCGAGGGCCAGGTGCGTCACCCCGACGTGGTCGCCGCGCAGGGCTGA
- a CDS encoding DUF1190 domain-containing protein, whose translation MKRSKTTALLLMSAAPLLFSACQLEPQGQLQEGVYTSVDNCARATGESSTCQQAFETAQQQAADSAPQFASRQACEQEYDADQCVEQKTRSGTSFIGPMMAGFFMSQMLQGRAASATAAAPAAAPAFRDKANGWARPAAPGMTGANRTALTPITSQPNRAVTASRGGFGDKSRKRTSSGG comes from the coding sequence ATGAAGCGATCGAAAACCACCGCGCTGCTGTTGATGAGCGCCGCTCCGCTGCTGTTCTCGGCATGCCAGCTGGAGCCGCAGGGCCAGCTGCAGGAAGGCGTGTACACCTCGGTGGACAACTGCGCGCGCGCCACCGGCGAGTCGTCGACCTGCCAGCAGGCGTTCGAGACCGCGCAGCAGCAGGCCGCCGATTCGGCGCCACAGTTCGCCAGCCGGCAGGCGTGCGAGCAGGAATACGACGCCGATCAATGCGTGGAGCAGAAGACGCGCTCGGGCACCTCGTTCATCGGTCCGATGATGGCGGGCTTCTTCATGTCGCAGATGTTGCAGGGCCGCGCGGCCAGCGCCACCGCTGCAGCGCCCGCCGCCGCCCCGGCCTTCCGCGACAAGGCCAACGGCTGGGCTCGTCCGGCGGCGCCCGGCATGACCGGCGCCAACCGCACCGCCCTGACCCCGATCACCAGCCAGCCCAACCGCGCGGTCACCGCCAGTCGCGGCGGCTTTGGCGACAAGAGCCGCAAACGCACCAGCTCCGGCGGTTGA
- the argC gene encoding N-acetyl-gamma-glutamyl-phosphate reductase yields MSMPIINVGLVGARGHTGAELMRLIGGHPRFSLGFVSSREFAGQRVADHHDGVVGELRYQSSTPDNVATAGMDAYILAMPNNKAGEYIAALDAAGTNPVIVDLSADYRFDADWYYGLPELTRKGYDGQRRISNPGCYATAMQLVLAPMLDVLDGPAQCFGVSGYSGAGTTPSDRNDPVILRDNLMPYALAGHIHEREVSHRLGHPVEFMPHVAPHFRGITMTANMHLQRVFSRDEVVARYRERYADEPLVRIVDDAPWVSAIAGRHHVDIGGFALSADGRRLVAVATEDNLLKGAATQAMQNLNRAFALPELAGIPV; encoded by the coding sequence ATGAGCATGCCAATCATCAACGTCGGCCTGGTAGGCGCGCGCGGTCATACCGGCGCCGAGTTGATGCGCCTGATCGGCGGCCACCCGCGCTTCTCGCTGGGATTCGTGTCCTCGCGTGAATTCGCCGGCCAGCGCGTGGCCGACCACCACGACGGCGTCGTCGGCGAACTGCGTTACCAGAGCTCCACGCCCGATAACGTCGCCACCGCCGGCATGGACGCCTACATCCTCGCCATGCCGAACAACAAGGCCGGCGAGTATATCGCTGCCCTGGACGCCGCGGGAACCAACCCGGTGATCGTGGACCTGTCCGCCGACTACCGCTTTGACGCGGACTGGTATTACGGCCTGCCGGAACTCACCCGGAAGGGTTACGACGGCCAGCGCCGGATCAGCAATCCGGGCTGTTACGCGACCGCCATGCAACTGGTGCTCGCGCCCATGCTGGACGTGCTTGACGGCCCTGCGCAGTGCTTTGGGGTGTCCGGCTATTCGGGGGCGGGCACCACGCCCTCGGACCGCAACGATCCGGTGATACTGCGCGACAACCTCATGCCGTACGCACTGGCCGGTCACATCCACGAGCGCGAGGTCAGCCATCGGCTCGGCCATCCGGTCGAGTTCATGCCGCACGTGGCGCCGCATTTCCGCGGCATCACCATGACCGCCAACATGCATCTGCAGCGCGTCTTCAGCCGCGACGAAGTGGTTGCGCGCTACCGCGAGCGCTACGCCGACGAGCCACTCGTGCGGATCGTTGACGACGCCCCGTGGGTGAGCGCGATCGCCGGCCGGCACCACGTCGACATCGGCGGGTTCGCCCTGTCCGCGGACGGGCGCCGGCTGGTGGCCGTCGCCACCGAGGACAACCTGCTCAAGGGTGCCGCCACGCAGGCCATGCAGAACCTCAATCGGGCCTTCGCGCTGCCCGAGCTGGCCGGCATCCCGGTCTGA
- the proB gene encoding glutamate 5-kinase, producing the protein MTSAFTEQPLPPWQRAVIKVGSSLLTDGKGGLGKRNAAALAGLIGHFADQGREVLLVSSGAVAAGRGLLARHNMGVIQRQALAAIGQTPMLALWQGLMEQPVAQVLLSHDDLRNRRRYLNAQSTLRELLRIGALPIINENDTVAVAELKLGDNDNLAAAVATMVEADILLIATDTSGLFTGHPLEDPDARPVPKIDEITTDIMRMTSGGAGELGTGGMYTKLEAAIKCASAGIGTALFCGHDAKAIAALAEDRLLGTYIEPHGDQLVARKQWLRHTPPSGGAIRIDPGAVEALCEHGASLLPGGVIGVEGDFSRDAMVDVLPAEGSCRLARGLVQYQSSDLRRIAGHHSSDIQKLLGFDHGHSVIRREDMVLLAPTSTAEF; encoded by the coding sequence ATGACGTCCGCATTTACCGAGCAACCCCTTCCCCCTTGGCAACGCGCTGTGATCAAGGTCGGCAGCAGTCTTTTGACCGACGGAAAAGGGGGGCTTGGAAAGCGCAACGCTGCCGCCCTGGCGGGCCTGATCGGCCATTTCGCCGATCAGGGGCGCGAGGTGCTGCTGGTGTCTTCCGGGGCCGTCGCGGCCGGTCGCGGACTGCTGGCCCGCCACAACATGGGCGTGATCCAGCGCCAGGCCCTGGCGGCCATCGGCCAGACGCCGATGCTCGCGCTCTGGCAGGGCCTGATGGAGCAGCCGGTCGCCCAGGTCCTGTTGAGCCACGATGACCTGCGCAACCGCCGTCGCTACCTCAATGCGCAGTCGACGCTGCGCGAACTGCTGCGCATCGGCGCGCTGCCGATCATCAACGAGAACGACACCGTCGCGGTGGCCGAGCTCAAGCTGGGCGACAACGACAACCTGGCGGCCGCGGTGGCCACGATGGTCGAGGCGGACATCCTGCTAATCGCGACCGACACCAGCGGACTGTTCACCGGACATCCGCTGGAAGACCCGGACGCCAGGCCGGTGCCGAAGATCGACGAGATCACCACCGACATCATGCGCATGACCTCCGGCGGTGCCGGCGAGCTGGGCACCGGCGGCATGTACACCAAGCTGGAGGCGGCGATCAAATGCGCCTCGGCCGGCATCGGCACGGCGCTGTTCTGCGGACATGACGCCAAGGCCATCGCCGCGCTGGCTGAGGACCGCCTGCTGGGCACCTACATCGAGCCGCACGGCGACCAGTTGGTCGCGCGTAAACAGTGGCTGCGGCACACACCGCCAAGCGGCGGCGCGATCCGGATCGACCCCGGCGCGGTGGAAGCTCTTTGCGAGCACGGCGCCTCGCTGTTGCCGGGTGGCGTGATCGGCGTGGAAGGTGATTTCTCGCGCGACGCGATGGTCGACGTGCTTCCGGCGGAGGGCAGCTGCAGGCTTGCCCGCGGACTGGTCCAGTACCAGTCCAGCGACCTGCGCCGCATCGCCGGCCACCACAGCAGCGACATCCAGAAGCTGCTCGGCTTCGACCACGGCCATTCGGTGATCCGCCGCGAGGACATGGTCCTGCTGGCGCCCACTTCAACGGCCGAGTTTTGA
- a CDS encoding argininosuccinate synthase → MTDKTIVLAFSGGLDTSFCVPYLQERGWQVHTVFADTGGVDDEERTFIEQRAAELGVASHVTVDGGPAIWDGFVKPFIWAGEGYQAQYPLLVSDRYLIVDAALKRCDELGTRVIAHGCTGMGNDQVRFDLTVKSLGDYEIIAPIREIQKEHTEVRAYEQKYLEDRGFGVRAKQQAYTINENLLGLTMSGGEIDRWQAPGEGATGWCKPRAQWPQQPLQVRIGFEAGEAVSLDGARMPGHTMLAKLNALFAEYGVGRGIYTGDTTIGLKGRIIYEAPGLAALQTAHRALEEAVLSKHQNRFKPEVARKWVELVYEGFFHDPLKTDLEAFLASSQATVNGEVVVETHGGSVTAVAIDSPHILNAKGATYAQAADWGVAEAEGFIKLFGMSSTLWAEVNRAS, encoded by the coding sequence ATGACCGACAAGACCATCGTCCTCGCCTTTTCCGGCGGCCTCGACACCAGCTTCTGCGTGCCCTACCTGCAGGAGCGCGGCTGGCAGGTCCATACCGTGTTCGCCGATACCGGCGGCGTGGATGACGAGGAGCGCACCTTCATCGAGCAGCGCGCCGCCGAGCTGGGGGTTGCCTCCCACGTCACCGTGGATGGCGGGCCGGCGATCTGGGACGGTTTCGTCAAGCCCTTCATCTGGGCAGGCGAGGGCTACCAGGCGCAGTACCCGTTGCTGGTCTCGGACCGTTACCTGATCGTCGATGCCGCGCTGAAGCGCTGCGACGAGCTGGGGACCCGGGTCATCGCCCACGGCTGCACGGGCATGGGCAACGACCAGGTGCGCTTTGACCTGACGGTGAAGTCGCTGGGCGACTACGAGATCATCGCGCCGATCCGCGAGATCCAGAAAGAGCACACCGAGGTCCGCGCCTACGAGCAGAAGTACCTGGAAGACCGTGGCTTCGGCGTGCGCGCCAAGCAACAGGCCTACACGATCAACGAGAACCTGCTGGGCCTGACCATGTCGGGCGGCGAGATCGATCGCTGGCAGGCGCCCGGTGAAGGTGCCACCGGCTGGTGCAAGCCGCGCGCGCAATGGCCGCAGCAGCCGCTGCAGGTCCGGATCGGCTTCGAGGCTGGCGAGGCGGTCAGCCTGGACGGCGCCCGCATGCCCGGACACACCATGCTGGCGAAGCTCAACGCGCTGTTCGCGGAGTACGGCGTCGGCCGCGGGATCTATACCGGCGATACCACCATCGGCCTGAAGGGCCGGATCATCTACGAGGCACCGGGCCTGGCCGCACTGCAGACCGCGCATCGGGCGCTGGAAGAGGCGGTGCTGAGCAAGCACCAGAACCGCTTCAAGCCCGAGGTCGCGCGCAAGTGGGTCGAGCTGGTCTACGAGGGCTTCTTCCACGATCCGCTGAAAACCGACCTGGAAGCGTTCCTCGCGTCCAGCCAGGCGACCGTCAACGGTGAGGTCGTGGTGGAAACGCACGGCGGCAGCGTCACTGCGGTGGCGATCGATTCGCCGCACATCCTCAACGCCAAGGGCGCGACCTACGCCCAGGCCGCGGACTGGGGCGTGGCCGAGGCGGAAGGCTTCATCAAGCTGTTCGGCATGAGCAGCACGCTATGGGCCGAGGTCAACCGTGCTTCCTGA
- a CDS encoding acetylornithine deacetylase: MLPEVLRHLEALVGFDTRNPPRLIGTGGIFDYLRAQLPGFRIEMTDHGDGAVSMLAVRGRPTRLFNVHLDTVPSSPAWSADPHVLRVDGGRAVGLGACDIKGAAAGLLAAAAVTSGNAAFLFSTDEEANDPRCIAAFLGSGHGFEEVVVAEPTNCEAVLAHRGIASVLMQFQGAAGHASGANAIHASALHQAMRWGNRALDFVADQSHQRFGGLTGLRFNIGRVEGGIKANMIAPSAEVRFGFRPLPSMSIDELHHQFGTLSEPGAVERYEETFRGPPLPSGDIATAEDRRLQARDLAEALDLPIGPAVDFWTEASLFSAAGMTAIVYGPGHIAQAHTADEWVELDQLERYAESIRRILDQPPT, encoded by the coding sequence GTGCTTCCTGAGGTCCTGCGCCATCTTGAAGCCCTGGTCGGCTTCGACACCCGCAATCCGCCGCGGCTGATCGGCACCGGCGGCATCTTCGATTACCTGCGCGCGCAGTTGCCGGGGTTCCGGATCGAGATGACCGACCACGGCGATGGCGCGGTGTCGATGCTCGCCGTGCGCGGCCGGCCAACGCGGCTGTTCAACGTGCATCTGGATACCGTGCCGTCCTCGCCGGCGTGGAGCGCGGACCCGCACGTGCTGCGGGTCGACGGCGGGCGCGCGGTGGGCCTGGGCGCCTGCGACATCAAGGGCGCGGCGGCCGGGCTGCTGGCGGCGGCAGCGGTCACCAGCGGCAACGCGGCCTTCCTGTTCAGCACCGACGAGGAAGCCAATGACCCGCGCTGCATCGCCGCCTTCCTGGGCAGCGGCCACGGCTTCGAGGAAGTGGTCGTTGCCGAGCCGACCAACTGCGAGGCCGTGCTGGCCCATCGCGGGATTGCCTCGGTGCTGATGCAGTTCCAGGGCGCGGCCGGCCATGCCTCCGGCGCCAACGCCATCCACGCCAGCGCGCTGCACCAGGCGATGCGCTGGGGCAACCGGGCGCTGGATTTCGTCGCCGACCAGTCGCACCAGCGCTTTGGAGGCCTGACCGGGCTGCGCTTCAACATCGGCCGGGTCGAGGGCGGCATCAAGGCCAACATGATCGCGCCAAGCGCCGAGGTGCGCTTCGGTTTCCGCCCGCTGCCCTCGATGTCGATCGATGAGCTGCACCACCAGTTCGGCACGCTGTCCGAGCCGGGCGCAGTGGAGCGCTACGAGGAAACGTTCCGCGGACCGCCGCTGCCGTCGGGTGATATCGCCACCGCGGAAGATCGCCGCCTGCAAGCGCGCGACCTGGCCGAGGCGCTCGATCTGCCAATCGGTCCCGCGGTCGATTTCTGGACCGAGGCGTCGCTGTTCTCCGCCGCCGGGATGACGGCGATCGTGTACGGGCCGGGCCACATCGCCCAGGCCCATACCGCCGACGAGTGGGTCGAACTCGACCAGCTCGAGCGCTACGCCGAATCCATCCGCCGCATCCTGGACCAGCCACCCACCTGA